In the genome of Desulfovulcanus ferrireducens, the window GCGCCAATAAGAGTCCCTAAACTCCCTGCGATGTATGCCACTTGAGGCTCAAGCCCTTTAGGGGCAAAAATCCATACGCAGAGGACAGTTATCAGAGGAGGAAGCAAAAAAGGAATGCCAATACCCAGTCCAGGGATTGGCTTAGCTAATTTATAAGTAGATAAACAGACTATAATCAAGCTTATGCCTAAGCCTAATGATACTCCTGTTTGGGTTATAAAATAAATGGACAACAAACAGGGGATCAAGCATCCACCTACATTAACGGCAATAATCTGCTTGATCGTGGTCAATTCAAAACCATACACCGGGATACGGTAATGACGCCACATTCCTTTCAAATCAATTGGCTCAGAAGGTTTACGAACAATGGTCCTGGAATAAATAGGAATGTTAATGAGAC includes:
- a CDS encoding DUF1614 domain-containing protein — translated: MAFSKLGLSGGQVFFILLATLVGSLINIPIYSRTIVRKPSEPIDLKGMWRHYRIPVYGFELTTIKQIIAVNVGGCLIPCLLSIYFITQTGVSLGLGISLIIVCLSTYKLAKPIPGLGIGIPFLLPPLITVLCVWIFAPKGLEPQVAYIAGSLGTLIGADIMHLLDRKTMDTIQAPLLSIGGAGTFDGIFLSGIIAVLLA